GACAATCCTTTCCGTTTGCAATGAATCACTGCGCCCGGAAAGGCCCAAAGTCTTTCAAACCACTACAGCGTAGCGGTATCCACCAGCACCCCCGGTCCCATGGTCGTGGACAGGGTCAGGCGCTTGATATACGTACCCTTGGCGGCCGACGGCTTGGACTTGTTCACCGCCGCCATCAGGGCCTCAAGATTTTCCTTCAGCGCATCGGCATCAAAAGAAGCCTTGCCGATGGAGCAGTGCACGATGCCGGCCTTGTCGATGCGGTACTGCACCTGACCGGCCTTGGCGTTTTGCACCGCCTTTTCCACGTCGGCTGTGACCGTACCCACCTTGGGATTCGGCATCAGACCGCGCGGACCCAGGATCTGACCCAGCTGGCCCACCAGACGCATGGCATCGGGGGTCGCGATCACGGTATCGAAATCCATCTGCCCGGCCTTCACCTGCTCGGCCAGATCGTCCATACCAACGATATCGGCGCCGGCGGCCTTGGCGGCCTCGGCCTTGTCACCGTCGGCAAATACGGCCACGCGCACCGTCTTGCCAGTGCCACGCGGAAGTACGGTGGAACCACGGACATTTTGGTCCGACTTGCGCGCGTCCACGCCCAGATTCACGGCCACGTCCACGGACTCGTCGAACTTGGCGCGGCTGGATTCCTTTACCAGTGTCAGGGCCTCATCCAGACCGTAGGCCTTGCCACGCTCAATCTTTTCGTAGGCGCCCTTGAGGCGTTTTCCAATCTTCGCCATCTCAGTTGCCCTCCACTTCCAGACCCATGCTGCGCGCACTGCCGGCAATAATCTTGACGGCGGCGTCCAGGTTGGCCGCGTTGAGGTCCGCCATCTTCGTGTTGGCGATCTCCTCGAGTTGCGCGCGTGTCACTTTGCCCACCTTGTCGCGGTTCGGTACTGCCGAACCCGAAGTAATGCCTGCCGCCTTCTTCAGCAGAATGCTGGCCGGCGGGGTTTTGGTGATGTAGGTGAAGCTCTTGTCGCTGAAAACGGTAATGACCACCGGAATCGGCATACCCTTTTCCATGCTCTGGGTAGCGGCATTGAACGCCTTGCAGAATTCCATGATGTTCACGCCGTGCTGACCCAGCGCAGGGCCCACGGGTGGACTCGGGTTCGCCTCGCCTGCAGGGACCTGCAGCTTGATGTAGGCGTCAATCTTCTTTGCCATCGTTGCTCTCCTTCGGGTGCAAACGCCTCGCGGCTCCCCGATTCGTCTTGCTCAAGCAGCGGCTTCGCCGCCGCCCATCAACTCTTTTCGACCTGGCTGAAATCCAGCTCGACCGGTGTCATGCGTCCAAAGATGGAAACCGACACGCGCAATTTGCTCTTTTCGTAATTGACGTCTTCCACCGTGCCGTTGAAATCGGCAAAGGGGCCGTCGATTACACGCACCAACTCGCCGGGCTCAAACGAGAACCGCGGCTTGGGTTTCTCCACGCCCTCCTGCACCTGCTGCAGGATGCCCTGGGCCTCTTCATCCGTGATCGGCGTCGGCTTGTTGCTGGTGCCACCGATAAAGCCCGTCACCTTGGGTACGCTTTTCACCAGGTGCCAGGTCTCGTCATCCATTTCCATCTTCACCAGCACGTAGCCGGGGAAGAACTTGCGCTGGGTCGTGCGCTTCTGGCCGCCCCTCATCTCCACGACCTCTTCCATGGGCACCAGGATCTCGCCGAACTTGTCGTCCATCCCGGCGTTGTGCACATGCTCCTTCAGCGAGCGCGCAACCTGCTTCTCGAAACCCGAGAATGCGTGTACTACATACCAACGCATCGTCATGTCAGGACCTCGGCCCCACCAGGGCCGTCAAGATCTGGGACAATCCCCAGTCCACAAGCCAGAGAAACAGCGCTATCAATATGACGATCGCGATCACGGCCAGGGTCGCCTGAAACGTCTCCTTGCGCGATGGCCAGACGACCTTGCGCAATTCGGTCCGCGCACCCTTGCCAAATTCCCACGCCGCCCGGCCCTGGGCCGACTGCAGGGCAATCACCGCCGCAACCACACCGGCACCCAATACCGTCGACACACGCACCAGGTCCGGCTGGGCATCCAGATAGTAGAAACCGTAGATGCCGGCCCCGAGGACCAGCACCGCCAAAACCAGTTTTATCCTG
The nucleotide sequence above comes from Acidiferrobacteraceae bacterium. Encoded proteins:
- the rplA gene encoding 50S ribosomal protein L1: MAKIGKRLKGAYEKIERGKAYGLDEALTLVKESSRAKFDESVDVAVNLGVDARKSDQNVRGSTVLPRGTGKTVRVAVFADGDKAEAAKAAGADIVGMDDLAEQVKAGQMDFDTVIATPDAMRLVGQLGQILGPRGLMPNPKVGTVTADVEKAVQNAKAGQVQYRIDKAGIVHCSIGKASFDADALKENLEALMAAVNKSKPSAAKGTYIKRLTLSTTMGPGVLVDTATL
- the rplK gene encoding 50S ribosomal protein L11, coding for MAKKIDAYIKLQVPAGEANPSPPVGPALGQHGVNIMEFCKAFNAATQSMEKGMPIPVVITVFSDKSFTYITKTPPASILLKKAAGITSGSAVPNRDKVGKVTRAQLEEIANTKMADLNAANLDAAVKIIAGSARSMGLEVEGN
- the nusG gene encoding transcription termination/antitermination protein NusG, whose protein sequence is MTMRWYVVHAFSGFEKQVARSLKEHVHNAGMDDKFGEILVPMEEVVEMRGGQKRTTQRKFFPGYVLVKMEMDDETWHLVKSVPKVTGFIGGTSNKPTPITDEEAQGILQQVQEGVEKPKPRFSFEPGELVRVIDGPFADFNGTVEDVNYEKSKLRVSVSIFGRMTPVELDFSQVEKS
- the secE gene encoding preprotein translocase subunit SecE; its protein translation is MNADRIKLVLAVLVLGAGIYGFYYLDAQPDLVRVSTVLGAGVVAAVIALQSAQGRAAWEFGKGARTELRKVVWPSRKETFQATLAVIAIVILIALFLWLVDWGLSQILTALVGPRS